CGTTATCGATGGGAGTGACCTGAGCCTTGGCGATATCGATATTAAATTTGTCGAGCAGAAAAGCGGCCCGGCCACCGCGCATGAGGAACTGGTCGATGAGATATTTCTCCCACTCACTGAAAGGTGATCTGGGGGAGACAACAAAGAGGACATCAATCTGAGGAGGGATTGTGTGCAGGTTGTTTAAGTCAAGGAACTGCACGCCATATTCTCTTTGAAGAAGCTGGGAAGCCCACTGCAGCCCTCTAGACATCTCCGGCTCGCCGTGACCGGTCGTAAAAGCAACAGTCGAGGTTTTCGTCGATGTGAGTTTCTTTATGGCCTGCGAGAGGTCATACTCAAGGTTATCAGTATTTTCTATGAAAGGGATGATTTCCTGCTTGTCGCCATATAGTATGGCGACCCCTTTGTAGCCTTTTATGAATTCGGTCTTATCATTCCGAAAGACATTGAACTGAAGGGGAGGGATGCGGTAACCCTCGGCCTCTTGTTCCTTATCGGTTTTGAGCGGATCGATAAATTCGTAATGCAGGTAGCCGTGAGAATAGGCCCGATAATCATCAAGAATATCTTTCAGGTATCGGGCATGATTATTATGAGGAGCGGGAAGGTCATCGGTTATGAAGGCTTTGACATTGAGGCGGTCATTAAGGCTGCCCGCCAGTTCTTTTGAAACCGGGGAAAGGGAATAAATATTGTTGTCGGTCAGGTCGGCCCGGCTGAAAATATTCAGAGAAATCAGATTTATTATCAGCAGTATGGCGGCCACGATGGCGATCAGAACGGTGGCGCTGGACTTGGTCTTTATTATTTTCGCTTTCATTTCCACTTCCTGCTTTCAAGAGTTTGCACGGTTAAGAAGAGGAATAAAAACATCATTGACAGATAGTATATGACATCCCGACTGTCGAGAACACCACGGGCGATGTTGTTGAAATGGTAATCGGTGGAGAGGTATTCAAGGACTGTGGCCAGGAAACCGGGAAAGAAGAAGACGATTTTGTCGAGGATATAAAAGGCGAAGATTATGACAAAAGACAAAATGAAAGAGATGATCTGGTTCTGACTCAGGCTGGAAGTGAAAATTCCAATGGAAAGGTAGAAACCGACGATGAGGACAAGACCGATATAGCCGCCGACGGTGGCGCCCAGGTCGGGGCGCCCGAGCAACGCTATGGTCATATAATGAATAATGGTCAGAAAGAGGGTGACTATTATCAATAGATAGGCGGAAAGGAATTTCCCCATCACCAGCTGCCATTCCTTGACCGGCAGAGTCATCAGCAATTCGATTGTCCCCAGCCTGCGTTCTTCGGATATGAGGCGCATCGATACCGCCGGGATGAAGAAAAGGAGGATGAATCTGATAATGCTGAACAGGGTGCGCAAGTCGGGGGAATTGCTCAGGAACAGGGATGTGGAGAATTGCCAGCCGGCGATCAGCAGGAACAGGGTAATAACGACATAGGCCACCGGGGAATCGAAATATGAGCGAAATTCTTTTTTGGCCAAGACGAGTACCTGATGCATTTCAATCCTCCTTCCCGGTCAGTTTACGGAAGACATCCTCAAGCGAGGTCTCCTCACGTTTCAATTCAAGCAGAACCGAGCCGCTGTCTTTGCAGAGGTTGAAAATATCCTCGCGGGGGTCGGCTCCTTTTACCGTTTCGATCTCGATTTGCAGGAGGTTATCATTGAGGCGGCTGCCCGAAACCATTCTTTCCACACCGGAGATCTGCACGACTCTTTCGGTGAAAGTCTGCAGATTATTCTTGATCTGAAGGAAGATCTTTCCTTTGCCTTCAAAAGAGGCCTGGAGTTCCGAGGGGGTACCATCGGCCACAATCTGACCTTCATTTATGATCAGGACCCGGTTACAGGTGGCCTCAACCTCGGGAAGGATATGCGAGCAGAGGATGATAGTTTTCTCTTTTCCCAGCTCTCTGATCAGATTTCTGATTTCGATAATCTGATTGGGGTCGAGGCCAACGGTCGGTTCATCCAGAACCAGAATTTCCGGATTGTGAACCAGCGCCTGCGCCAGGCCGACCCGCTGGCGATACCCTTTCGAGAGTTCACCGATATTTTTGTGGGCAACTTCCTCGAGTCCGCATTTTTCCATGACTGACTTGATGCCTTCGCCATTGGCCGCTGCTGACCCGGCTCGCATCCCCTGCATGAACTTGAGGAAGTCGACCACGTTCATGTCGAAATAAAGGGGGGCGTTTTCGGGAAGATACCCGATTTTCTTGCGGACCTCCAGCGAGTCGGTAAGGATATCATGGTTATCCACCAGCACGGTCCCGGAGGTAGGGGAGAGATAGCAGGTGATGATCCTGACGGTCGTGGTCTTGCCGGCGCCATTGGGGCCGAGAAAACCGACGACAGTTCCTTTCTCGACTTCAAAGGAGACGTTATTGACCGCCAGAGTCGGTCCATAATACTTGGTAAGATTTCGGACTGAAATCATATTCTCTATCTATTATCAGGTTTATTTATCAGCCGCTAAAAAAGCGGATTTCCTCGTAATTGTCAATATCCTTTAAAACTCATTTTACCAGAGAGTTGCGGGCAGGTTCCAAAAATTTTTGGCCCTTTTTCCCGGCTCTGAAGTCCGGGCATATTATCGCCTGCGTTTTCGGCCACTGCGCCGCATGGCAGTCCTGATCTTCAGACCCAAAAGGAATTACTCTGCGATCTGCAAATTCTCTTTTGGCACCCAGCCGAGCTTGCCGGTCTGCCGGCGACACCATAACCAGCCGGATTCTTCTTTGAGAATGGTCAATTCCTCGCCGATCTGCACCGATAATTCGGTAGCATCGTAGTCGAACAGGGCAATGCCGTAATCGCCATATTGTTTGACATAGCTTGCGGGCACCCAGCCATCTTTCCCATCGCGGTCGACACACCAGATCCATCCGGGGTATTCGCTCTCTTTTGGAATAATAGTGAGTGACTGGCCGATCTTGATTTTAAGAGGATCGGGGAAGGTGTTGATGTGAGCTTTAATGACTTTACAGGTTTTTTGTTCCATAATTGTGTATCCTTTTTGGCAGGAGCACTGTTGGCCGCCTGGCGGCGTGCCTCCGGCTCCTGTCCTACCAAAAATCTACATATATATTCCGGCGGGTTACCACCCGCGTCAACTTAATAAAGCGCCAATTCCTTTGCAACTTTAACAACATTTTCGGTCTGCGGCAAGCAGATGGAATCGCCATCAAGGCCGTATGCCACGCGGCAATCCTGAGCGGTCAGAAGCCGCACGGGAGCATCAAGATAATCAAACAGATGGTCGGCGATATAGGCGGATATGGTCGGCCCCACGCCGCCATGAAAGCGGTCTTCAGAGACAATCAGAACGCGGGCGCATTCTTTTACCGCCTCGCCGATTGTCTCCCAGTCGATCGGCTTGACCGTGCACAAGTCGATTACCCGGCAATTAAGGCCATTTTGAGATAATATTTCCGCCGCGCGAAGAGACATCGGAAGGGTGATGCCATAGCTGATGATCGCCAGGTCTTTTGCCTCGGGATTATAGATTCGTGCCTGACCGAAGGGGAGAAATTTTTCGAGTGGCGGGTATTTGGCGAGAATATTATATCCCTCCCAATCGCGGCGGTTGTAGAGCGCGACCGCCTCACAGAAAAGCACCGGATCGCCGCAAACGAAGGCGGTGCGGAGCAGAGCGGCGGCATCGGCGGCATTGGAGGGGATGGCCACATGCAGGCCGGGGATATTAATAAAAGCGCCGAGGTTGGCCTCGGAATGCCACATCGCGCCGGCTCCCTGTTTATAGCCGCCGTAAGAAGTGCGGATAATCATAGGAACCCGCACCCGGGCGTTGGAACGCTGATAGGCGGTGGCAATGCGATCTTTCAGTTGCTGGTAGCCGGGGCTCATGTAATCGATAAACTGGATTTCCGGAAACGGAATGCGCCCCTGAAAGGCATGTCCGACGGCGCGTCCGAGGATGCCGGCCTCATCAAGGGGAGTGTTGAAAACCCGTTTAGGGCCAAAAGCTCGCTGAAGGTCCTGGGTGACGAGGAAGACACCACCTTTCCCTTTAAGCTTATCGGTGACCTCGGGCCCTTTGTCGAAAGTCTCAATGGGGAAATCGGCGACATCCTCGCCAAAGAGCAGGGTATCATCAGACAAGAGAAAGAGATCAAAGAGAGAATAATTGATCGCCTTGCGCATGGTCATCGGCGGCTGGTTTTCGGGGAGAGTGTCGGTATCAAAAAAGCCTTTCCGGTGGAATTCTATATATTTATCGCGGCGAATCGATCCTTTATCGGAAATCAATTTATTCCATTTTTCCTGTGCCGTTTCTTTTTGGTAGCTATAGACTTTGGTCAGGACATCAGCGGCGGTTTTGGGGCGCAGATCGGCCACGGTCTCGGTCGAGACTTTGCGGACCTCGTTATCAATATCATCAAAAATGGCGAGCAGTTCCTCAGGGGTGAATAAGCCGTCTTCTATAAAAGTCCGCGCGACTTTTCTCAGAGGGTCGTTTTCGATATGATATTCGCGCTCCGACGGCTCCATGTAATGGGCCTGGTCATCCGAGCCGGAATGGGACTCCATACGTACAACTCTGATATTGGCAATAGCCGGTCCTTTACCGGAACGGACATATTCGGTCATCGCGCGGAATTTGAGAATCGACTCTTTAATATCGGTGCCATCGAAATCCTCAATTTTGAGTCCATATTTTTGCATTCCTATATAACAGGAAGTAGGGTTGCCATCGGGGAACTGTTCATGGACGCTGGTGGCGATGGCCCAGCCGCAGTTGTAAATGCCGAAAATATTGGGGGTGCCGGCGAATGTGGAGTAGAAAACAGCCCGGCCGAATTCGGGAGAGGAAGTGGCGCCCTCACCGATAGCACAGAAAACGACAGAATCTTTCTTGAATCGTCCGCCGGGAAGGCCGCTGATATCGCCTCTTATCGGAAGAGGATTCTTAATGGCATCACCCAGTCCGGCCGCTTCCATGGCGTGCGAGCCGGTGGGAGAGGCCTGAGGCATGATGCCGAGTTCAGGATAGGAAGAGTGGGCCGGCTGCAGCATCCCTCCGGTCGATTCCGAGCGGGGATCGCCGATTGCCTCGAGGATTTTCTGTCTGATGCTGACGCCGCGATAGAGGTCGAAGGCCTTGTTGCGGTAGTAGCCGATAAAGGGATCATCGGGCTTAAGCGCCTGTGCTGCAATGACATCGACCAATTCCTTGCCGCCGCAGCCGATGAAGAATTTGCAGACCCCTTTGCGCAGGAGGATTTTTTCTTCCTGTTCAATGCGTCTCGCCAGCACCATTGTATAATACATCTTGCGCAGGGTATCGCGGTCGAGTCCGCCATATTCTTCAAGAGAGGAAATCTCTTTCGCGGAAAATTTCAGGTCTTTGATCCACTCTTTTATTTCATAAAAGGCCAAAACAAACCTCCAATTGCCTTAAATTAAGAAGATGTGTCAATTTACCATACGATTATGAAGAAGTCTATATTGGGCGGACAGAAAAATTCTTATTGACACAAGATATTGATAGTCATTTCTTTAGTATAATCAATGGTTATTTTGTGCTAAACCGTTTCGGAGGTGCTTTATGGGACAACCGGCGGCCAGACAGGGTGACAGCACGGCTCATGGCGGCGTGATTATGGCCGGGGCGCCTATGGTTCTTATCGGCGGGATGCCGGCGGCGCGCCTGGGTGATATGCATGTCTGCCCGATGGTCAACCCCGGGACGCCTCCGCCGCCGCATGTTGGGATGGCGATAGTGAAAGGAAGCCCGATGGTTCTTATCGGCGGGCAACCAGCGGCGAGGGTGGGTGATATGTGCACCTGCTCCGGCCCACCGGACAGCATTATTGTCGGCTGTTTCACCGTTCTCATAGGTGAAGGCGGCGGTGGGGGCGGCGGCGCGGCTGGTGGCGGCGGCAAAGCGGCCGCGGGTCAGGCGGCGGCGACGAAGCCGAAAGAAAAGCATTTTCTTGATGTCAAGTTTGTCGACAAAGGGGGAAAGCCTATTTATGGAGTCGAATATTCGATTAAGGGGCCGAATGGCAGGGTGGAAAAAGGGACGCTGACGGGGCAGATATATCAGGATGGGGTTGAGCAGGGCAGCTACGAAATCACCCTTAAAGCGATTACCAATGCCAAGTGGTCAACGACCAGCGCGGAAGTGGGCGATAAGATAAAATTAACCGCTGATACCTCAAATATCGACAATGGCGAAAAGGGGACGTTTGAGATTTTTATCAAAGATACGAATTTTGCCGATCGTTCTTTAGCCACGCTGGAATCGAAGGTTGATAATGATAAGATCGAAGCGACGTGGGTTTTTGAGGTTGACAAGAGTTATCTGGAAGTCTGTGATGACAAAAGCAAACAGAAGAAATATTCATCGCCGTCATTTTATTTTATGGTCAAGGCCGGGAATCTGTTGGCTCGCTCGAATCTTCTCAAGCTCAAGGATTTCCTTGAAATAAAACTTCAAGATAAGGATGGAAAGCCAATAGGGAATGTAGGTTATCGGGTCCACCTGCCAAACGGTGAGATTCGCAAAGGGAAACTGGACGCCAACGGATATGCCAAGGAAAAGAATATTCCGCCGGGGCGTCCCAAGGTTGCCTTTGATATAAAGTAATTGGATATTGAGGAATATGCCGCCACCTGATAATATCACAGAATCATTTAATAGGCTGATTAACGGCGCGGGCCTTCTGAGCGGCCAAGAGACCATTTTCAACCTTGTTCCGATAAAGATTGAGATACTGGAGATGGAGGATGTGTTGTTTCATCACAACAGCGCGGTGATGATGCCGGATCGTCCACAGGGGCAGAGCTCGACGCAGGGCGGGGGCGCCCAGGCCAATCAGGAGAGAATCAATGGTCTTCAAGTGATCGCCGTGGTTTTCAGGGAATTTGAGATAGATTCGCGCAAGAGGCTATTGATAGCGGCTCATACCGATACCAGCGGCGATCCGCTGTATAATTTTACGCTGTCGGATCTTCGGGCGCAGGGTGTGCTTTATCTATTGATCGGCGAGCCGGAGCTGTGGGCCGACATATCTTTTGAGAAACAGAAGATTGAAGACTATCAGCAAATCATGCAATATTTCGCGGTCAGCAAGTCTTGGGATTGCGATCCCGGCAAGCTGGATAATACCTGGGGACCCAAGACCAAGAGGGCGGTGGAAAATTTCTTTTCTCTTTACAACACCAAGTATGCGCCGGCCAACAAACGGCCGCTGCTGCCGCCCGATCTGGCGGGGCGTGTAGTTAAGGATTCCAAGAAGCGGTGGCCGGTAGAGGCTTGGCAGGCGGTATTCTATTTATATAACGATGTCATCTGTAGTACTCTTAAACTGACTCCGGCGGAACTGGAGGGGAAACGGACCTCGCTTCTGCAGTTTGCCGATCCGATTTCGCTTTATGTCGCCTGCGGCGAATCGTTCCCGATTGACCAAGCCGATAAATCAAACTATAAATCACAGTCGAACCGGCGCGTGGAGTTTCTTTTCTTCGACCAGGACGAGGTTCCGATAATCCTCTGCCCGTCGCCCCGAAGCACGGTACATAAGCCGGAGGAATGCCCTATATGGAACCGCCGCAGTTATTTCCCGGTTTATATCGATCCGAAGGATCTGACTATAGTACCGTATCATCTCAAGTTCGCTTATTTCAACCGTATCCGTAATGAGTGGCGGGATGTTCCCGACGGCGTCACGATAAGGGCTTTCGAGGACGGCAATCAGGAGGTGCAGCTGCAGAAATCTTTCAGCGGCGGTATCTATACGCTGAAAATACAGGATAATCCGGCGCGCAAAGAATTGAATTTTACGTTCGAGACGGTCAATCAGTATATTTACACGGCGGATGCAAGCACCGATCCGGTCTTGATCACGATGACCCCGGATCAGATTGACGCTCTTACACCGGTTGAGCGGATGAAGTATTACGATCTTCCGACTCAATGGTCCTCAAAGAACTATTGGACGCGCCACAGCGGATCGATGGATAAAGGGGATCGGTTCGAAGTGGTCATGAAATCGGTTAAGGGGATCAAGCCTTACGGCGGTAATCTGACGACGGCCAACGAGCCGCTCGTGTTCTCGCTTGATGATATTGTTCTGGTCGATCAGGCGCGTAATCAGACGCTCGGTGACAAGGATCAGAATGACGCCGCGAAGCCTCTCAGCGCCGACTCGCGCCACACGCTGTTTCATATCGATCATGACACCATGGAGAATATTGACGGGGTGCAGAAGAATATGCGCCGGCTGAAGATATATAAACAGGATGCCAATGAATGCAGTTTCACAACGGGAGCTCTTCCGCAGAATCTGATAACCGATGTTCCCG
The sequence above is drawn from the Candidatus Zixiibacteriota bacterium genome and encodes:
- a CDS encoding thiamine pyrophosphate-dependent enzyme, with product MAFYEIKEWIKDLKFSAKEISSLEEYGGLDRDTLRKMYYTMVLARRIEQEEKILLRKGVCKFFIGCGGKELVDVIAAQALKPDDPFIGYYRNKAFDLYRGVSIRQKILEAIGDPRSESTGGMLQPAHSSYPELGIMPQASPTGSHAMEAAGLGDAIKNPLPIRGDISGLPGGRFKKDSVVFCAIGEGATSSPEFGRAVFYSTFAGTPNIFGIYNCGWAIATSVHEQFPDGNPTSCYIGMQKYGLKIEDFDGTDIKESILKFRAMTEYVRSGKGPAIANIRVVRMESHSGSDDQAHYMEPSEREYHIENDPLRKVARTFIEDGLFTPEELLAIFDDIDNEVRKVSTETVADLRPKTAADVLTKVYSYQKETAQEKWNKLISDKGSIRRDKYIEFHRKGFFDTDTLPENQPPMTMRKAINYSLFDLFLLSDDTLLFGEDVADFPIETFDKGPEVTDKLKGKGGVFLVTQDLQRAFGPKRVFNTPLDEAGILGRAVGHAFQGRIPFPEIQFIDYMSPGYQQLKDRIATAYQRSNARVRVPMIIRTSYGGYKQGAGAMWHSEANLGAFINIPGLHVAIPSNAADAAALLRTAFVCGDPVLFCEAVALYNRRDWEGYNILAKYPPLEKFLPFGQARIYNPEAKDLAIISYGITLPMSLRAAEILSQNGLNCRVIDLCTVKPIDWETIGEAVKECARVLIVSEDRFHGGVGPTISAYIADHLFDYLDAPVRLLTAQDCRVAYGLDGDSICLPQTENVVKVAKELALY
- a CDS encoding ATP-binding cassette domain-containing protein, whose protein sequence is MISVRNLTKYYGPTLAVNNVSFEVEKGTVVGFLGPNGAGKTTTVRIITCYLSPTSGTVLVDNHDILTDSLEVRKKIGYLPENAPLYFDMNVVDFLKFMQGMRAGSAAANGEGIKSVMEKCGLEEVAHKNIGELSKGYRQRVGLAQALVHNPEILVLDEPTVGLDPNQIIEIRNLIRELGKEKTIILCSHILPEVEATCNRVLIINEGQIVADGTPSELQASFEGKGKIFLQIKNNLQTFTERVVQISGVERMVSGSRLNDNLLQIEIETVKGADPREDIFNLCKDSGSVLLELKREETSLEDVFRKLTGKED
- a CDS encoding ABC transporter permease, which gives rise to MHQVLVLAKKEFRSYFDSPVAYVVITLFLLIAGWQFSTSLFLSNSPDLRTLFSIIRFILLFFIPAVSMRLISEERRLGTIELLMTLPVKEWQLVMGKFLSAYLLIIVTLFLTIIHYMTIALLGRPDLGATVGGYIGLVLIVGFYLSIGIFTSSLSQNQIISFILSFVIIFAFYILDKIVFFFPGFLATVLEYLSTDYHFNNIARGVLDSRDVIYYLSMMFLFLFLTVQTLESRKWK
- a CDS encoding Gldg family protein, whose translation is MKAKIIKTKSSATVLIAIVAAILLIINLISLNIFSRADLTDNNIYSLSPVSKELAGSLNDRLNVKAFITDDLPAPHNNHARYLKDILDDYRAYSHGYLHYEFIDPLKTDKEQEAEGYRIPPLQFNVFRNDKTEFIKGYKGVAILYGDKQEIIPFIENTDNLEYDLSQAIKKLTSTKTSTVAFTTGHGEPEMSRGLQWASQLLQREYGVQFLDLNNLHTIPPQIDVLFVVSPRSPFSEWEKYLIDQFLMRGGRAAFLLDKFNIDIAKAQVTPIDNGLDSLLNFYGVGLRDKLVIDVQCNMVPVMRSMGQYQMQSVVKYPFYIAISNFNQENPAVKEFKSLNMIFASPVDLSFPIVSGRNRAPLFTTSEQSGALGAPIDISPERQYQQTDFLIPQQPLAAFLSGSFVSYYKDRSVPAYFGTDTVAATPTPAGIDSTGDARVIVIGNGLFAQDDNKRNEAAFALLLNIADWLTQDRGLISIRSKQVGAPVLKETSDAAKKMVKYVNMFVMPLIVIVFGLIRWQLKRSVRRRMAS
- a CDS encoding SH3 domain-containing protein yields the protein MEQKTCKVIKAHINTFPDPLKIKIGQSLTIIPKESEYPGWIWCVDRDGKDGWVPASYVKQYGDYGIALFDYDATELSVQIGEELTILKEESGWLWCRRQTGKLGWVPKENLQIAE